One window from the genome of Alkalihalobacillus sp. LMS6 encodes:
- a CDS encoding MetQ/NlpA family ABC transporter substrate-binding protein — MKKIHQAFLIAGATTFTLAACGNDTSTLADVGDDYSPENPVDVKVGITGSDSPEWDHVAKLAEEEGIDVEIVRFSDYVQPNQALADGSIDINAFQTVSFFDNFREEHDLDLAAIGSTVLAPMGLYSDKYDNVDDIPDGAEITIDREITNQARNLMLLAEAGLLELEDDFGVTSGLDQIKDNPKELTLIEIAPANAPRLMQDVDASVINNGFAVDAGLSPAEDAIFREDETATPYINIIAAQTKDQDNPVLQRLVELYQSEDVENVILEEHKGARIPTAISLDELNSYPR, encoded by the coding sequence ATGAAAAAAATTCATCAAGCCTTTTTGATAGCAGGTGCCACAACATTTACGTTAGCAGCATGCGGAAACGACACATCGACCCTTGCTGATGTAGGAGACGACTACAGTCCAGAAAACCCTGTTGATGTGAAAGTAGGCATTACTGGTTCTGACTCACCTGAGTGGGATCATGTTGCAAAATTAGCCGAAGAAGAAGGCATTGACGTGGAAATTGTACGATTTAGTGACTACGTTCAGCCAAATCAAGCATTAGCAGACGGTTCGATTGATATAAACGCGTTCCAAACGGTATCTTTCTTTGACAATTTTAGAGAAGAACACGATTTAGATTTAGCCGCTATTGGCTCAACGGTGCTTGCGCCAATGGGGTTGTATTCTGATAAATATGACAATGTCGATGACATCCCAGATGGAGCTGAAATTACGATCGATCGCGAAATTACAAATCAAGCTCGAAACTTAATGTTGCTGGCAGAAGCAGGCTTGCTTGAATTAGAAGATGACTTTGGTGTGACAAGTGGGCTTGATCAAATTAAAGACAATCCGAAAGAATTAACCCTAATAGAAATCGCACCGGCCAATGCGCCTCGTTTAATGCAAGATGTTGATGCTTCGGTTATTAATAATGGATTCGCTGTTGATGCGGGACTTAGTCCGGCAGAGGATGCTATTTTTAGAGAAGACGAAACAGCTACACCGTATATTAATATCATTGCTGCTCAAACAAAAGATCAAGACAATCCTGTGTTGCAACGCCTTGTCGAGCTTTATCAGTCGGAAGACGTGGAGAATGTCATTCTAGAAGAACATAAAGGGGCTCGAATCCCGACAGCTATTTCATTAGATGAGTTAAATAGCTACCCTAGATAA
- a CDS encoding M20 family metallopeptidase codes for MPTAIKEIQEAIQEHFIQHRLTYIKTSHAIHENPEVGNEEVFASLTLTTLLREAGFTIKEGIAGHPTGFVAEKRVGAGPTIAFLAEYDALPGLGHACGHNIIGTTSVAAGIALAEQLEEVGGRIVVLGTPAEEGGTNGSAKGSFVREGYLEGIDAALIIHPANETRPSGASLAVDPVDYIFRGVSAHASGSPEKGVNALDAVIQLFNGINALRQHVTDDVRIHGIIPDGGDAPNIVPDYARARFYIRANSRPKANDVRAKVDAIAQGAALATGAEVEIAEFQNKVDNLIPNDTLNEVFTETFTSLGETVIPGERDGLGSTDTGNISQVVPTIHPYIKIGSSDLIAHTVPFREAAASQKGDEALLTGAKGLALIGYQLLTNSAILKKAKEELDARKRVAEKR; via the coding sequence ATGCCAACAGCGATAAAAGAAATTCAAGAAGCGATTCAAGAACACTTTATTCAACATCGTTTAACGTATATTAAAACCAGTCATGCAATTCACGAAAATCCTGAAGTCGGAAATGAAGAAGTGTTTGCTTCTTTAACCTTAACAACGTTATTAAGAGAAGCGGGTTTCACCATTAAAGAAGGCATTGCTGGTCACCCAACCGGTTTTGTTGCTGAAAAGCGGGTAGGCGCTGGGCCAACGATTGCTTTTCTCGCTGAATATGACGCTTTACCGGGATTAGGCCATGCTTGTGGTCATAATATCATTGGAACCACGAGTGTAGCAGCCGGGATTGCGCTAGCAGAACAATTAGAAGAGGTCGGTGGGCGTATTGTCGTGCTTGGAACACCTGCTGAAGAAGGTGGAACGAACGGAAGTGCGAAAGGAAGCTTTGTACGTGAAGGGTATTTAGAAGGCATTGACGCTGCCTTGATCATTCATCCAGCGAACGAAACAAGACCGTCAGGCGCCTCGCTTGCTGTTGATCCTGTTGATTATATTTTTCGTGGTGTTTCCGCGCATGCGTCTGGTTCCCCTGAAAAAGGAGTAAATGCACTCGATGCAGTCATCCAGCTTTTTAACGGCATAAATGCGTTACGTCAGCATGTCACAGACGATGTTCGTATCCATGGGATTATTCCAGATGGTGGAGATGCGCCGAATATCGTGCCAGACTATGCGCGAGCAAGGTTTTACATTCGAGCTAATTCACGGCCGAAAGCAAATGATGTGCGTGCAAAAGTAGATGCGATTGCGCAAGGAGCTGCATTAGCAACAGGGGCGGAAGTAGAGATTGCTGAGTTTCAAAATAAAGTTGACAATCTCATCCCAAATGACACGCTAAATGAGGTGTTTACAGAAACATTTACATCCCTAGGCGAAACGGTTATTCCTGGGGAAAGAGATGGACTTGGTTCAACCGATACTGGCAACATTAGTCAAGTGGTTCCGACGATTCACCCATATATTAAAATTGGGTCGAGTGACTTGATTGCACATACCGTACCTTTTCGAGAAGCTGCTGCCTCGCAAAAAGGAGATGAAGCACTACTAACAGGCGCTAAAGGTCTAGCTCTCATTGGGTATCAACTCCTTACGAATTCAGCTATACTTAAAAAGGCAAAAGAAGAACTTGATGCTCGAAAAAGGGTAGCGGAGAAACGATAG